From a region of the Pongo abelii isolate AG06213 chromosome 9, NHGRI_mPonAbe1-v2.0_pri, whole genome shotgun sequence genome:
- the B4GALNT4 gene encoding N-acetyl-beta-glucosaminyl-glycoprotein 4-beta-N-acetylgalactosaminyltransferase 1 isoform X2: MPRLPVKKIRKQMKLLLLLLLLSCAAWLTYVHLGYGRDGEKLTSVTDGRGVHAAPSTQRAEDSSESHEEEQAPEGRDLDMLFPGGAGKLPLNFTHQTPPWREEYKGQVNLHVFEDWCGGAVGHLRRNLHFPLFPHTRTTVKKLAVSPKWKNYGLRIFGFIHPARDGDVQFSVASDDNSEFWLSLDESPAAAQLVAFVGKTGSEWTAPGEFTKFSSQVSKPRRLMASRRYYFELLHKQDDRGSDHVEVGWRAFLPGLKFEVISSAHISLYTDESALKMDHVAHVPQSPASHVGGRPPQEETSADMLRPDPRDTFFLTPRMESSSLENVLEPCAYAPTYVVKDFPIARYQGLQFVYLSFVYPNDYTRLTHMETDNKCFYRESPLYLERFGFYKYMKMDKEEGDEDEEEEVQRRAFLFLNPDDFLDDEDEGELLDSLEPTEEAPPRSSPQSPAPEAPAEPGATPAPPTPPRPRDEGTPRHSRALSWAARAARPLPLFLGRAPPPRPAAEQPPPKVYVTRVRPGQRASPRAPAPRAPWPPFPGVFLHPRPLPRVQLRAPPRPPRPHGRRTGGPQATQPRSPARAQATQGGREGQARTLGPAAPTVDSNLSSEARPVTSFLSLSQVSGPQLPGEGEEEEEGEDDGAPGDEAASEDSEEAAGPALGRWREDAIDWQRTFSVGAVDFELLRSDWNDLRCNVSGNLQLPEAEAVDVTAQYMERLNARHGGRFALLRIVNVEKRRDSARGSRFLLELELQERGGGRLRLSEYVFLRLPGARVGDADAESPEPAPAASVRPDGRPELCRPLRLAWRQDVMVHFIVPVKNQARWVAQFLADMAALHARTGDSRFSVVLVDFESEDMDVERALRAARLPRYQYLRRTGNFERSAGLQAGVDAVEDASSIVFLCDLHIHFPPNILDGIRKHCVEGRLAFAPVVMRLSCGSSPRDPHGYWEVNGFGLFGIYKSDFDRVGGMNTEEFRDQWGGEDWELLDRVLQAGLEVERLRLRNFYHHYHSKRGMWSVRSRKGSHTGAS, encoded by the exons ATGCCGCGGCTCCCGGTGAAGAAGATCCGTAAGCAGatgaagctgctgctgctgctgctgctgctgagctgCGCCGCGTGGCTCACCTACGTGCACCTGGGCTACGGGCGAG ATGGTGAGAAGCTGACCAGTGTGACCGATGGCCGGGGGGTCCACGCTGCACCATCCACACAGAGGGCTGAGGACTCCAGTGAGAGCCATGAAGAGGAGCAGGCG CCTGAAGGTCGGGACCTAGATATGCTGTTTCCTGGGGGGGCTGGGAAGCTGCCACTGAACTTCACCCATCAGACACCCCCATGGCGGGAGGAG TACAAGGGGCAGGTGAACCTGCACGTGTTTGAGGACTGGTGTGGGGGCGCCGTGGGCCACCTGAGGAGGAACCTGCACTTCCCGCTGTTCCCTCAT ACTCGCACCACCGTGAAGAAGTTGGCCGTGTCCCCCAAGTGGAAGAACTATGGACTCCGTATTTTTGGTTTCATCCACCCAGCGAGGGACG GAGACGTCCAGTTTTCCGTGGCCTCAGACGACAACTCGGAGTTCTGGCTGAGTCTGGACGAGAGCCCCGCTGCTGCCCAGCTTGTGGCCTTTGTGGGCAAG ACTGGCTCCGAGTGGACAGCGCCTGGAGAATTCACCAAGTTCAGCTCCCAGGTGTCCAAGCCCAGGCG GCTCATGGCCTCCCGGAGGTACTACTTTGAGTTGCTGCACAAGCAGGACGACCGCGGCTCGGACCACGTGGAAGTGGGC TGGCGAGCTTTCCTGCCCGGCCTGAAGTTCGAGGTCATCAGCTCTGCTCACATCTCCCTGTACACAG ATGAGTCAGCCTTGAAGATGGACCACGTGGCGCACGTCCCCCAGTCTCCAGCCAGCCACGTAGGGGGTCGTCCGCCGCAGGAGGAGACCAGTGCAGACATGCTGCGGCCAGATCCCAGGGATACCTTTTTCCTCA CTCCGCGCATGGAATCTTCGAGCCTGGAGAACGTGCTGGAGCCCTGCGCCTACGCCCCCACCTACGTGGTCAAGGACTTCCCGATAGCCAGATACCAGGGACTGCAATTT GTGTACCTGTCCTTCGTTTATCCCAACGACTACACCCGCCTCACCCACATGGAGACGGACAACAAGTGCTTCTACCGCGAGTCTCCGCTGTATCTGGAGAG GTTTGGGTTCTATAAATACATGAAGATGGACAAGGAGGAGGGGGACGAGGATGAAGAAGAGGAGGTGCAGCGCCGAGCCTTCCTCTTCCTCAACCCGGACG ACTTCCTGGACGACGAGGACGAGGGGGAGCTGCTCGACAGCCTGGAGCCCACTGAGGAGGCCCCGCCCAGGAGCAGCCCCCAGTCCCCCGCCCCAGAGGCCCCTGCCGAGCCGGGAGCCACCCCAGCCCCGCCGACCCCTCCCCGCCCCCGGGATGAGGGGACCCCCAGGCACTCCCGGGCCCTGAGCTGGGCCGCCAGGGCCGCCCGCCCCTTGCCGCTCTTCTTGGGCCGAGCTCCGCCCCCGCGCCCTGCAGCGGAGCAGCCGCCCCCAAAGGTGTACGTGACCAGGGTGCGGCCGGGACAGCGGGCATCCCCCCGGGCCCCAGCGCCGCGTGCGCCCTGGCCGCCGTTCCCTGGCGTCTTCCTGCACCCCAGGCCTCTGCCCAGAGTGCAGCTGCGGGCGCCCCCACGCCCACCCCGGCCCCACGGCCGCAGGACCGGCGGCCCCCAGGCCACACAGCCTAGGTCCCCAGCCCGGGCGCAGGCCACCCAAGGGGGCCGGGAGGGCCAGGCGCGCACGCTGGGACCTGCGGCGCCCACAGTGGACTCAAACTTGTCCTCCGAAGCGCGGCCCGTGACCTCCTTCCTGAGCTTGTCCCAGGTGTCCGGGCCGCAGCTGCccggggagggagaagaggaggaggaaggggaggacgATGGGGCCCCCGGCGACGAGGCCGCGTCGGAGGATAGCGAGGAGGCCGCGGGCCCGGCGCTTGGACGCTGGCGTGAGGATGCCATCGACTGGCAGCGCACGTTCAGCGTGGGCGCCGTGGACTTCGAGCTGCTGCGCTCGGACTGGAACGACCTGCGGTGCAACGTTTCGGGGAACCTGCAGCTGCCGGAGGCGGAGGCCGTGGACGTGACCGCTCAGTACATGGAGCGGCTGAACGCGCGCCACGGCGG GCGCTTCGCGCTTCTGCGCATCGTGAACGTGGAGAAGCGCCGGGACTCGGCGCGAGGGAGTCGCTTcctgctggagctggagctgcaggAGCGCGGGGGCGGCCGCCTGCGACTGTCCGAGTACGTCTTCCTGCGGCTGCCGGGAGCCCGCGTGGGGGATGCAGACGCAGAAAGTCCCGAGCCTGCTCCCGCCGCCTCCGTGCGCCCCGACGGCCGCCCCGAGCTCTGccggccactgcgcctggcctggcgCCAGGACGTGATGGTTCACTTCATCGTGCCAG TGAAAAACCAGGCACGGTGGGTGGCACAGTTCCTGGCGGACATGGCCGCGCTGCACGCGCGCACCGGGGACTCGCGTTTCAGCGTCGTCCTGGTGGACTTCGAGAGCGAGGATATGGACGTGGAGCGGGCCCTGCGCGCCGCGCGCCTGCCCCG GTACCAGTACCTGAGACGAACTGGGAACTTCGAGCGCTCCGCCGGGCTGCAGGCGGGAGTGGACGCGGTAGAG GACGCCAGCAGCATCGTGTTCCTCTGCGACCTGCACATCCACTTCCCACCCAACATCCTGGACGGCATCCGCAAGCACTGCGTGGAGGGCAGGCTGGCCTTCGCGCCCGTGGTCATGCGCCTGAGCTGCGGGAGCTCGCCCCGGGACCCCCACG GTTACTGGGAGGTGAACGGCTTTGGCCTTTTTGGGATCTACAAGTCGGACTTTGACCGGGTCGGAGGAATGAACACGGAGGAGTTCCGAGACCAGTGGGGGGGTGAAGACTGGGAGCTCCTGGACAG GGTCCTGCAGGCAGGGCTGGAGGTGGAGCGACTCCGACTGCGGAACTTCTATCACCACTACCACTCCAAGAGGGGCATGTGGAGCGTCCGCAGCAGGAAGGGCTCTCACACGGGGGCGTCTTGA
- the B4GALNT4 gene encoding N-acetyl-beta-glucosaminyl-glycoprotein 4-beta-N-acetylgalactosaminyltransferase 1 isoform X4, translating into MPRLPVKKIRKQMKLLLLLLLLSCAAWLTYVHLGYGRGGMALERACTRDRPHVPPADGEKLTSVTDGRGVHAAPSTQRAEDSSESHEEEQAPEGRDLDMLFPGGAGKLPLNFTHQTPPWREEYKGQVNLHVFEDWCGGAVGHLRRNLHFPLFPHTRTTVKKLAVSPKWKNYGLRIFGFIHPARDGDVQFSVASDDNSEFWLSLDESPAAAQLVAFVGKTGSEWTAPGEFTKFSSQVSKPRRLMASRRYYFELLHKQDDRGSDHVEVGWRAFLPGLKFEVISSAHISLYTDESALKMDHVAHVPQSPASHVGGRPPQEETSADMLRPDPRDTFFLTPRMESSSLENVLEPCAYAPTYVVKDFPIARYQGLQFVYLSFVYPNDYTRLTHMETDNKCFYRESPLYLERFGFYKYMKMDKEEGDEDEEEEVQRRAFLFLNPDDFLDDEDEGELLDSLEPTEEAPPRSSPQSPAPEAPAEPGATPAPPTPPRPRDEGTPRHSRALSWAARAARPLPLFLGRAPPPRPAAEQPPPKVYVTRVRPGQRASPRAPAPRAPWPPFPGVFLHPRPLPRVQLRAPPRPPRPHGRRTGGPQATQPRSPARAQATQGGREGQARTLGPAAPTVDSNLSSEARPVTSFLSLSQVSGPQLPGEGEEEEEGEDDGAPGDEAASEDSEEAAGPALGRWREDAIDWQRTFSVGAVDFELLRSDWNDLRCNVSGNLQLPEAEAVDVTAQYMERLNARHGGRFALLRIVNVEKRRDSARGSRFLLELELQERGGGRLRLSEYVFLRLPGARVGDADAESPEPAPAASVRPDGRPELCRPLRLAWRQDVMVHFIVPVKNQARWVAQFLADMAALHARTGDSRFSVVLVDFESEDMDVERALRAARLPRYQYLRRTGNFERSAGLQAGVDAVEDASSIVFLCDLHIHFPPNILDGIRKHCVEGRLAFAPVVMRLSCGSSPRDPHGYWEVNGFGLFGIYKSDFDRVGGMNTEEFRDQWGGEDWELLDRVLQAGLEVERLRLRNFYHHYHSKRGMWSVRSRKGSHTGAS; encoded by the exons ATGCCGCGGCTCCCGGTGAAGAAGATCCGTAAGCAGatgaagctgctgctgctgctgctgctgctgagctgCGCCGCGTGGCTCACCTACGTGCACCTGGGCTACGGGCGAG gtgGAATGGCCTTGGAGAGAGCCTGCACCCGAGACAGGCCTCACGTGCCACCTGCAGATGGTGAGAAGCTGACCAGTGTGACCGATGGCCGGGGGGTCCACGCTGCACCATCCACACAGAGGGCTGAGGACTCCAGTGAGAGCCATGAAGAGGAGCAGGCG CCTGAAGGTCGGGACCTAGATATGCTGTTTCCTGGGGGGGCTGGGAAGCTGCCACTGAACTTCACCCATCAGACACCCCCATGGCGGGAGGAG TACAAGGGGCAGGTGAACCTGCACGTGTTTGAGGACTGGTGTGGGGGCGCCGTGGGCCACCTGAGGAGGAACCTGCACTTCCCGCTGTTCCCTCAT ACTCGCACCACCGTGAAGAAGTTGGCCGTGTCCCCCAAGTGGAAGAACTATGGACTCCGTATTTTTGGTTTCATCCACCCAGCGAGGGACG GAGACGTCCAGTTTTCCGTGGCCTCAGACGACAACTCGGAGTTCTGGCTGAGTCTGGACGAGAGCCCCGCTGCTGCCCAGCTTGTGGCCTTTGTGGGCAAG ACTGGCTCCGAGTGGACAGCGCCTGGAGAATTCACCAAGTTCAGCTCCCAGGTGTCCAAGCCCAGGCG GCTCATGGCCTCCCGGAGGTACTACTTTGAGTTGCTGCACAAGCAGGACGACCGCGGCTCGGACCACGTGGAAGTGGGC TGGCGAGCTTTCCTGCCCGGCCTGAAGTTCGAGGTCATCAGCTCTGCTCACATCTCCCTGTACACAG ATGAGTCAGCCTTGAAGATGGACCACGTGGCGCACGTCCCCCAGTCTCCAGCCAGCCACGTAGGGGGTCGTCCGCCGCAGGAGGAGACCAGTGCAGACATGCTGCGGCCAGATCCCAGGGATACCTTTTTCCTCA CTCCGCGCATGGAATCTTCGAGCCTGGAGAACGTGCTGGAGCCCTGCGCCTACGCCCCCACCTACGTGGTCAAGGACTTCCCGATAGCCAGATACCAGGGACTGCAATTT GTGTACCTGTCCTTCGTTTATCCCAACGACTACACCCGCCTCACCCACATGGAGACGGACAACAAGTGCTTCTACCGCGAGTCTCCGCTGTATCTGGAGAG GTTTGGGTTCTATAAATACATGAAGATGGACAAGGAGGAGGGGGACGAGGATGAAGAAGAGGAGGTGCAGCGCCGAGCCTTCCTCTTCCTCAACCCGGACG ACTTCCTGGACGACGAGGACGAGGGGGAGCTGCTCGACAGCCTGGAGCCCACTGAGGAGGCCCCGCCCAGGAGCAGCCCCCAGTCCCCCGCCCCAGAGGCCCCTGCCGAGCCGGGAGCCACCCCAGCCCCGCCGACCCCTCCCCGCCCCCGGGATGAGGGGACCCCCAGGCACTCCCGGGCCCTGAGCTGGGCCGCCAGGGCCGCCCGCCCCTTGCCGCTCTTCTTGGGCCGAGCTCCGCCCCCGCGCCCTGCAGCGGAGCAGCCGCCCCCAAAGGTGTACGTGACCAGGGTGCGGCCGGGACAGCGGGCATCCCCCCGGGCCCCAGCGCCGCGTGCGCCCTGGCCGCCGTTCCCTGGCGTCTTCCTGCACCCCAGGCCTCTGCCCAGAGTGCAGCTGCGGGCGCCCCCACGCCCACCCCGGCCCCACGGCCGCAGGACCGGCGGCCCCCAGGCCACACAGCCTAGGTCCCCAGCCCGGGCGCAGGCCACCCAAGGGGGCCGGGAGGGCCAGGCGCGCACGCTGGGACCTGCGGCGCCCACAGTGGACTCAAACTTGTCCTCCGAAGCGCGGCCCGTGACCTCCTTCCTGAGCTTGTCCCAGGTGTCCGGGCCGCAGCTGCccggggagggagaagaggaggaggaaggggaggacgATGGGGCCCCCGGCGACGAGGCCGCGTCGGAGGATAGCGAGGAGGCCGCGGGCCCGGCGCTTGGACGCTGGCGTGAGGATGCCATCGACTGGCAGCGCACGTTCAGCGTGGGCGCCGTGGACTTCGAGCTGCTGCGCTCGGACTGGAACGACCTGCGGTGCAACGTTTCGGGGAACCTGCAGCTGCCGGAGGCGGAGGCCGTGGACGTGACCGCTCAGTACATGGAGCGGCTGAACGCGCGCCACGGCGG GCGCTTCGCGCTTCTGCGCATCGTGAACGTGGAGAAGCGCCGGGACTCGGCGCGAGGGAGTCGCTTcctgctggagctggagctgcaggAGCGCGGGGGCGGCCGCCTGCGACTGTCCGAGTACGTCTTCCTGCGGCTGCCGGGAGCCCGCGTGGGGGATGCAGACGCAGAAAGTCCCGAGCCTGCTCCCGCCGCCTCCGTGCGCCCCGACGGCCGCCCCGAGCTCTGccggccactgcgcctggcctggcgCCAGGACGTGATGGTTCACTTCATCGTGCCAG TGAAAAACCAGGCACGGTGGGTGGCACAGTTCCTGGCGGACATGGCCGCGCTGCACGCGCGCACCGGGGACTCGCGTTTCAGCGTCGTCCTGGTGGACTTCGAGAGCGAGGATATGGACGTGGAGCGGGCCCTGCGCGCCGCGCGCCTGCCCCG GTACCAGTACCTGAGACGAACTGGGAACTTCGAGCGCTCCGCCGGGCTGCAGGCGGGAGTGGACGCGGTAGAG GACGCCAGCAGCATCGTGTTCCTCTGCGACCTGCACATCCACTTCCCACCCAACATCCTGGACGGCATCCGCAAGCACTGCGTGGAGGGCAGGCTGGCCTTCGCGCCCGTGGTCATGCGCCTGAGCTGCGGGAGCTCGCCCCGGGACCCCCACG GTTACTGGGAGGTGAACGGCTTTGGCCTTTTTGGGATCTACAAGTCGGACTTTGACCGGGTCGGAGGAATGAACACGGAGGAGTTCCGAGACCAGTGGGGGGGTGAAGACTGGGAGCTCCTGGACAG GGTCCTGCAGGCAGGGCTGGAGGTGGAGCGACTCCGACTGCGGAACTTCTATCACCACTACCACTCCAAGAGGGGCATGTGGAGCGTCCGCAGCAGGAAGGGCTCTCACACGGGGGCGTCTTGA
- the B4GALNT4 gene encoding N-acetyl-beta-glucosaminyl-glycoprotein 4-beta-N-acetylgalactosaminyltransferase 1 isoform X3: MRRRGFSERHHSLPALLWPCGSLAQLNPAAGGMALERACTRDRPHVPPADGEKLTSVTDGRGVHAAPSTQRAEDSSESHEEEQAPEGRDLDMLFPGGAGKLPLNFTHQTPPWREEYKGQVNLHVFEDWCGGAVGHLRRNLHFPLFPHTRTTVKKLAVSPKWKNYGLRIFGFIHPARDGDVQFSVASDDNSEFWLSLDESPAAAQLVAFVGKTGSEWTAPGEFTKFSSQVSKPRRLMASRRYYFELLHKQDDRGSDHVEVGWRAFLPGLKFEVISSAHISLYTDESALKMDHVAHVPQSPASHVGGRPPQEETSADMLRPDPRDTFFLTPRMESSSLENVLEPCAYAPTYVVKDFPIARYQGLQFVYLSFVYPNDYTRLTHMETDNKCFYRESPLYLERFGFYKYMKMDKEEGDEDEEEEVQRRAFLFLNPDDFLDDEDEGELLDSLEPTEEAPPRSSPQSPAPEAPAEPGATPAPPTPPRPRDEGTPRHSRALSWAARAARPLPLFLGRAPPPRPAAEQPPPKVYVTRVRPGQRASPRAPAPRAPWPPFPGVFLHPRPLPRVQLRAPPRPPRPHGRRTGGPQATQPRSPARAQATQGGREGQARTLGPAAPTVDSNLSSEARPVTSFLSLSQVSGPQLPGEGEEEEEGEDDGAPGDEAASEDSEEAAGPALGRWREDAIDWQRTFSVGAVDFELLRSDWNDLRCNVSGNLQLPEAEAVDVTAQYMERLNARHGGRFALLRIVNVEKRRDSARGSRFLLELELQERGGGRLRLSEYVFLRLPGARVGDADAESPEPAPAASVRPDGRPELCRPLRLAWRQDVMVHFIVPVKNQARWVAQFLADMAALHARTGDSRFSVVLVDFESEDMDVERALRAARLPRYQYLRRTGNFERSAGLQAGVDAVEDASSIVFLCDLHIHFPPNILDGIRKHCVEGRLAFAPVVMRLSCGSSPRDPHGYWEVNGFGLFGIYKSDFDRVGGMNTEEFRDQWGGEDWELLDR, translated from the exons ATGAGAAGGAGAGGCTTTAGCGAGAGACACCACAgcctccctgccctgctctggccatgtgggTCCCTGGCCCagctgaacccagcagcaggtgGAATGGCCTTGGAGAGAGCCTGCACCCGAGACAGGCCTCACGTGCCACCTGCAGATGGTGAGAAGCTGACCAGTGTGACCGATGGCCGGGGGGTCCACGCTGCACCATCCACACAGAGGGCTGAGGACTCCAGTGAGAGCCATGAAGAGGAGCAGGCG CCTGAAGGTCGGGACCTAGATATGCTGTTTCCTGGGGGGGCTGGGAAGCTGCCACTGAACTTCACCCATCAGACACCCCCATGGCGGGAGGAG TACAAGGGGCAGGTGAACCTGCACGTGTTTGAGGACTGGTGTGGGGGCGCCGTGGGCCACCTGAGGAGGAACCTGCACTTCCCGCTGTTCCCTCAT ACTCGCACCACCGTGAAGAAGTTGGCCGTGTCCCCCAAGTGGAAGAACTATGGACTCCGTATTTTTGGTTTCATCCACCCAGCGAGGGACG GAGACGTCCAGTTTTCCGTGGCCTCAGACGACAACTCGGAGTTCTGGCTGAGTCTGGACGAGAGCCCCGCTGCTGCCCAGCTTGTGGCCTTTGTGGGCAAG ACTGGCTCCGAGTGGACAGCGCCTGGAGAATTCACCAAGTTCAGCTCCCAGGTGTCCAAGCCCAGGCG GCTCATGGCCTCCCGGAGGTACTACTTTGAGTTGCTGCACAAGCAGGACGACCGCGGCTCGGACCACGTGGAAGTGGGC TGGCGAGCTTTCCTGCCCGGCCTGAAGTTCGAGGTCATCAGCTCTGCTCACATCTCCCTGTACACAG ATGAGTCAGCCTTGAAGATGGACCACGTGGCGCACGTCCCCCAGTCTCCAGCCAGCCACGTAGGGGGTCGTCCGCCGCAGGAGGAGACCAGTGCAGACATGCTGCGGCCAGATCCCAGGGATACCTTTTTCCTCA CTCCGCGCATGGAATCTTCGAGCCTGGAGAACGTGCTGGAGCCCTGCGCCTACGCCCCCACCTACGTGGTCAAGGACTTCCCGATAGCCAGATACCAGGGACTGCAATTT GTGTACCTGTCCTTCGTTTATCCCAACGACTACACCCGCCTCACCCACATGGAGACGGACAACAAGTGCTTCTACCGCGAGTCTCCGCTGTATCTGGAGAG GTTTGGGTTCTATAAATACATGAAGATGGACAAGGAGGAGGGGGACGAGGATGAAGAAGAGGAGGTGCAGCGCCGAGCCTTCCTCTTCCTCAACCCGGACG ACTTCCTGGACGACGAGGACGAGGGGGAGCTGCTCGACAGCCTGGAGCCCACTGAGGAGGCCCCGCCCAGGAGCAGCCCCCAGTCCCCCGCCCCAGAGGCCCCTGCCGAGCCGGGAGCCACCCCAGCCCCGCCGACCCCTCCCCGCCCCCGGGATGAGGGGACCCCCAGGCACTCCCGGGCCCTGAGCTGGGCCGCCAGGGCCGCCCGCCCCTTGCCGCTCTTCTTGGGCCGAGCTCCGCCCCCGCGCCCTGCAGCGGAGCAGCCGCCCCCAAAGGTGTACGTGACCAGGGTGCGGCCGGGACAGCGGGCATCCCCCCGGGCCCCAGCGCCGCGTGCGCCCTGGCCGCCGTTCCCTGGCGTCTTCCTGCACCCCAGGCCTCTGCCCAGAGTGCAGCTGCGGGCGCCCCCACGCCCACCCCGGCCCCACGGCCGCAGGACCGGCGGCCCCCAGGCCACACAGCCTAGGTCCCCAGCCCGGGCGCAGGCCACCCAAGGGGGCCGGGAGGGCCAGGCGCGCACGCTGGGACCTGCGGCGCCCACAGTGGACTCAAACTTGTCCTCCGAAGCGCGGCCCGTGACCTCCTTCCTGAGCTTGTCCCAGGTGTCCGGGCCGCAGCTGCccggggagggagaagaggaggaggaaggggaggacgATGGGGCCCCCGGCGACGAGGCCGCGTCGGAGGATAGCGAGGAGGCCGCGGGCCCGGCGCTTGGACGCTGGCGTGAGGATGCCATCGACTGGCAGCGCACGTTCAGCGTGGGCGCCGTGGACTTCGAGCTGCTGCGCTCGGACTGGAACGACCTGCGGTGCAACGTTTCGGGGAACCTGCAGCTGCCGGAGGCGGAGGCCGTGGACGTGACCGCTCAGTACATGGAGCGGCTGAACGCGCGCCACGGCGG GCGCTTCGCGCTTCTGCGCATCGTGAACGTGGAGAAGCGCCGGGACTCGGCGCGAGGGAGTCGCTTcctgctggagctggagctgcaggAGCGCGGGGGCGGCCGCCTGCGACTGTCCGAGTACGTCTTCCTGCGGCTGCCGGGAGCCCGCGTGGGGGATGCAGACGCAGAAAGTCCCGAGCCTGCTCCCGCCGCCTCCGTGCGCCCCGACGGCCGCCCCGAGCTCTGccggccactgcgcctggcctggcgCCAGGACGTGATGGTTCACTTCATCGTGCCAG TGAAAAACCAGGCACGGTGGGTGGCACAGTTCCTGGCGGACATGGCCGCGCTGCACGCGCGCACCGGGGACTCGCGTTTCAGCGTCGTCCTGGTGGACTTCGAGAGCGAGGATATGGACGTGGAGCGGGCCCTGCGCGCCGCGCGCCTGCCCCG GTACCAGTACCTGAGACGAACTGGGAACTTCGAGCGCTCCGCCGGGCTGCAGGCGGGAGTGGACGCGGTAGAG GACGCCAGCAGCATCGTGTTCCTCTGCGACCTGCACATCCACTTCCCACCCAACATCCTGGACGGCATCCGCAAGCACTGCGTGGAGGGCAGGCTGGCCTTCGCGCCCGTGGTCATGCGCCTGAGCTGCGGGAGCTCGCCCCGGGACCCCCACG GTTACTGGGAGGTGAACGGCTTTGGCCTTTTTGGGATCTACAAGTCGGACTTTGACCGGGTCGGAGGAATGAACACGGAGGAGTTCCGAGACCAGTGGGGGGGTGAAGACTGGGAGCTCCTGGACAGGtga